In Chryseobacterium geocarposphaerae, the following are encoded in one genomic region:
- a CDS encoding helix-turn-helix domain-containing protein: MPIIVNLDVMLAKRKMQSKELAEKLGITPVNLSILKTGKAKGVRFDTLEAICKILECQPGDILEYKDE; this comes from the coding sequence ATGCCAATTATAGTCAACTTAGATGTAATGCTTGCCAAACGTAAAATGCAAAGTAAAGAATTGGCAGAAAAACTGGGAATTACTCCCGTTAATCTCTCCATCCTGAAAACAGGAAAAGCCAAAGGAGTCCGTTTCGACACGCTGGAAGCGATCTGTAAAATACTGGAATGTCAGCCGGGAGATATTTTAGAATATAAAGATGAATAA
- a CDS encoding ComEC/Rec2 family competence protein: protein MKKLIAMLIKILKAGNGDSILLKLDNNFNILIDGGNNIHDYKHNLKQEILEIQKRKEFIDLIIITHIDQDHIKGIEYLLKDEEISNDIIKNCWFNSVSSSTTVNNDISYDEALRVESIINSLNIPINRQITLEQTPKISLFGINFSILSPYKKDIENLILKNTDISSSSTDYKLSLQEILDKNPRIFADKIENLDTSVENKSSIAFLLEYKSKKILFLGDAESTVLHQSLEKILNERGINELDIDYLKLSHHGSHKSLSMNLFNYIKCNNFIISANGKKENLPNKLTFAKILTRINKKDAEDNFYFNYSSVLKDLNFLQEEKKEFKFECYSENFEHGYKIEL, encoded by the coding sequence TTGAAAAAACTAATAGCAATGCTAATAAAAATACTCAAAGCAGGAAATGGAGATTCTATTCTTTTAAAATTAGATAATAATTTCAATATTCTCATTGATGGAGGAAATAACATACATGATTATAAACATAATCTTAAGCAAGAAATTCTTGAGATTCAAAAAAGAAAAGAATTTATTGATCTTATTATTATTACGCATATAGATCAAGATCATATAAAAGGAATAGAGTATTTATTGAAAGATGAGGAAATAAGTAATGATATAATTAAAAACTGTTGGTTTAATTCAGTCTCTTCATCGACTACAGTGAATAATGATATTAGTTATGATGAAGCACTGCGAGTTGAGAGTATAATTAATTCCTTAAATATACCTATTAATAGGCAAATAACATTAGAACAAACGCCAAAAATTTCATTATTTGGTATAAACTTTTCTATTCTATCGCCATATAAAAAAGATATTGAGAATTTAATTTTAAAAAACACTGATATTAGTTCTTCATCAACTGATTACAAATTATCTCTACAAGAAATTTTAGATAAAAATCCAAGAATTTTTGCTGATAAAATTGAAAATTTAGACACGTCTGTTGAAAACAAATCTAGCATAGCATTCTTACTAGAATACAAAAGCAAAAAAATTCTTTTTTTGGGAGATGCAGAGTCTACAGTATTACATCAATCATTAGAAAAAATATTAAATGAAAGAGGTATAAATGAATTAGATATTGATTATTTAAAACTTTCCCATCATGGAAGTCACAAAAGCTTAAGTATGAATTTATTTAACTATATAAAATGTAATAATTTTATAATTAGCGCAAATGGTAAAAAAGAAAATTTACCCAATAAACTGACTTTTGCTAAAATTTTAACAAGAATAAATAAGAAAGATGCTGAAGATAACTTTTATTTCAATTATTCTTCAGTTTTGAAAGATTTGAATTTTTTACAAGAAGAAAAAAAGGAGTTTAAATTTGAATGTTATTCTGAAAATTTTGAACATGGTTACAAAATAGAATTGTAG
- a CDS encoding DNA polymerase: MEVAILKYNRYEKGTLKTYFFIKENDKKPRKEKNLDFLQILEVKTIISFDFLSLISDIKDIHKYIFIDIEQQLKQILGLPKEYFEKTKKQWSFWYQLKNHIGDRTKIKEYKKIFENLIDNIKEEEVDKVLFLLVESLYKIYLKNKIDLQNNNESERFEKIEKSLNTILFERTQKGIAIDNELVKIYLKQVIIDLYEIRNKLQLEFGIFSSKDYAKIKAKILEIGFSDNIDKIGTEKYYNFLKYHQHEYELIGLLYKERRLNDSKTVLTRVGSLEDKSVYPFFEYFGTVTSRILVKNPSFQQLKREYRKIITPDIGKELIYIDYCQFEAGILADVMQDEELIKMYNSGDIYSEMEKLLKKPEFNRDKCKSLFFLYSYGASKDQIQKKYTLADLEIFFGKFTKFQPFRKELEKEFIEKKMISTLLGNHRYITPETELEENISWLVSQKIQGTASLILKKSIKEIYDLDKEIEFLLPMHDAILYQVPSSKTEEKKELIKKVFEGKMKEVCSSLIPKISFKNFTE, encoded by the coding sequence ATGGAAGTAGCTATATTAAAATATAATAGATACGAAAAAGGTACTTTGAAAACTTATTTCTTTATCAAAGAAAATGACAAAAAGCCAAGAAAAGAAAAGAATTTAGATTTTCTTCAAATTCTAGAAGTTAAAACGATAATTTCTTTTGATTTTTTAAGTTTGATTTCTGATATTAAAGATATTCATAAATATATCTTTATAGATATAGAACAGCAATTAAAGCAAATATTAGGATTGCCAAAAGAATATTTTGAGAAAACTAAAAAACAATGGTCATTTTGGTACCAGTTAAAAAATCATATAGGTGATAGAACAAAAATTAAAGAATACAAAAAAATATTTGAAAATTTAATTGACAATATTAAAGAGGAAGAAGTAGATAAAGTTCTTTTCTTGTTAGTAGAATCTTTATATAAAATTTATTTAAAAAATAAAATAGATTTACAAAACAATAATGAATCAGAAAGATTTGAAAAAATTGAAAAATCACTAAACACAATACTCTTTGAAAGAACTCAAAAAGGAATAGCCATAGATAATGAACTGGTAAAAATTTATTTAAAACAAGTCATAATAGATTTATATGAAATAAGAAATAAATTACAATTGGAATTTGGCATTTTTTCTTCAAAAGATTATGCCAAAATTAAAGCAAAAATATTGGAGATAGGATTTAGCGATAATATTGATAAAATTGGCACAGAAAAGTATTACAATTTTCTTAAATATCACCAGCACGAATATGAGCTAATAGGTCTTTTATATAAAGAAAGAAGATTAAATGACAGTAAGACTGTGCTTACCAGAGTTGGGTCATTGGAAGATAAAAGTGTTTATCCTTTTTTTGAATATTTCGGAACCGTTACAAGTAGAATTTTAGTAAAAAATCCATCTTTTCAGCAATTGAAAAGAGAATATAGAAAGATAATTACTCCAGATATAGGAAAAGAATTAATATACATAGATTATTGTCAATTTGAAGCGGGAATTTTAGCAGATGTAATGCAAGACGAAGAACTTATCAAAATGTATAATTCTGGAGATATTTATTCAGAAATGGAAAAATTATTAAAAAAGCCGGAGTTTAATAGAGATAAATGTAAAAGTCTTTTCTTTCTATATAGTTATGGTGCATCCAAAGATCAAATCCAAAAGAAATACACATTGGCAGATTTAGAAATATTTTTTGGAAAATTTACAAAATTTCAACCTTTTAGAAAAGAACTAGAAAAAGAGTTTATAGAAAAAAAAATGATCAGTACATTACTAGGTAACCATAGATATATAACTCCTGAGACTGAACTTGAGGAAAATATAAGCTGGTTAGTTAGCCAAAAAATACAAGGAACTGCATCTTTAATTTTAAAAAAGTCAATTAAAGAAATATATGATTTAGATAAAGAAATTGAGTTTTTATTACCTATGCATGATGCTATTTTATATCAAGTTCCATCATCAAAGACTGAAGAAAAAAAAGAATTAATCAAAAAAGTTTTCGAAGGAAAAATGAAAGAAGTTTGTTCAAGCTTAATTCCAAAAATTAGTTTTAAAAATTTTACGGAATGA
- a CDS encoding nucleotidyltransferase domain-containing protein → MTIQDLKNKSLILFQAISGSRSFGLATESSDTDIRGVYYLPKEDFFGLNYIPQISNETNDITYYEIGRLVELLQKNNPNMLEILASPEDCIQHKNPLMDLLKPEDFLSKLCKDTFAGYAISQIKKAKGLNKKILNPIAQERKSILDFCYVLQNQGSIPLKKWLKEFSSTGGVSEGRGGLIQEKCGLVSIDNTKGMFALFYNESGDLNYKGIIQHEEANQVSVSSVPKGEKVLAYLFCNLDAYSTYCKDYREYWKWVSERNEDRYNVNQNHGQNYDSKNMMHTIRLLQSCEQIFKTNSLNIRVENRDELLDIKAGNRSYEAVMEKAESLIKSIEYYHSISTLPDFPDLEKTTKILIEIREQLYS, encoded by the coding sequence ATGACCATTCAAGACTTAAAAAACAAAAGCCTCATCCTCTTCCAAGCCATCTCCGGAAGCCGATCTTTCGGATTGGCAACAGAAAGCTCAGATACAGATATTCGCGGAGTCTATTATTTACCCAAAGAAGATTTTTTTGGTTTAAATTATATTCCGCAAATTTCCAATGAGACAAATGATATCACGTATTATGAAATCGGGAGGCTTGTTGAATTATTACAGAAAAACAATCCGAATATGTTAGAAATTCTGGCAAGTCCGGAAGACTGTATTCAGCATAAAAACCCTTTGATGGATTTGCTGAAACCTGAAGATTTTCTTTCTAAACTATGCAAAGACACCTTTGCGGGTTACGCGATTTCACAAATTAAAAAAGCAAAAGGGCTCAACAAAAAGATCCTGAATCCGATTGCTCAAGAAAGAAAATCCATTCTCGATTTCTGTTACGTTTTACAGAATCAAGGCTCGATTCCATTAAAAAAATGGCTTAAAGAATTCTCCTCCACCGGAGGGGTGTCCGAAGGACGGGGTGGTTTAATTCAGGAAAAATGCGGTTTGGTAAGCATAGACAATACCAAGGGAATGTTTGCTCTTTTCTACAACGAATCAGGAGATTTAAATTACAAAGGAATTATCCAGCATGAAGAAGCCAATCAGGTTTCCGTTTCATCGGTTCCGAAAGGTGAAAAAGTATTGGCTTATCTTTTCTGTAACCTCGATGCCTATTCGACTTATTGCAAAGATTATCGTGAATACTGGAAGTGGGTTTCGGAGCGAAATGAAGACCGTTATAATGTTAATCAGAATCACGGACAAAATTATGACAGTAAGAATATGATGCATACCATTCGTTTACTGCAGTCGTGTGAACAGATCTTTAAAACTAATTCATTAAATATTCGTGTGGAAAACCGAGATGAATTATTAGATATCAAAGCAGGAAACCGGTCGTATGAAGCGGTAATGGAAAAAGCAGAAAGTCTTATTAAATCTATTGAATATTATCATTCGATCTCTACGCTTCCCGATTTTCCGGATTTGGAAAAAACAACAAAAATCTTAATTGAAATAAGAGAACAATTATACAGCTAA
- a CDS encoding RNA-directed DNA polymerase has product MKGLSENQEQLLKSITIKLETKYNGISNTSSGSGIIYKTSLNSSFDYILTALHCVYGKRTDTTYEYEALVDEIEIIRKNEESNFDKITIKGDKIIPIKSIDIAILLIEKNKFNDAREIVLGDSNFRGCLNSFGYPKYADGDPYNFEHETKIHYKKDKKFKIECKSSLASYNTLDKLSGYSGSGLLEKNKPILIGVITEITDDEGLTNGFIAKKLIPEKLNSYLSKYEGETLEPFRSTEDSDSIGLDDNNNIIDYKKININGIEINLWRAIKRLKQDLRDDWFQDPLDFKFWLPKEFIFKRIKKYLNNSERNYKPSIPAKHYVIPKSGFSTRPSIETSLIDRVMYQAYIDKLSEHLDFILNNKIYSFRYNSGKNNNKYIFHYSIEQWMKYVYQTKFVLNEESPYLVVADITNFYENIHIGLLIENIKELIHDHFRQNESLSNELEKIINALQSLITKWNEKLINKEFGIPQNRDASSFLANLFLKKIDNIMINTNGYSFYYRYMDDIRIVCKTESEARKAICDLSKALRQNGLNLNSSKTKILCFTNQQHKESILEHLPDSLLQLEQITSLIKTKRKREVQKAVHMTYTLFQKTISDDNNEESFLKKRQISFCISKLQQFARIPGLKQSIDYRTIIDYTLNELTKQPWLTVSFIQLLRAIDKFYFKTEDYTKIKEILLDPNQNIYEGQTYYLWLFLAYHRFSNISLIDYAVKKVRSPNQDNQADTAGAYLYLASINWQDYKDIMLKSLNHGDIGKNYFLQKNVLIALRMVSPEKIENTHVSKDLKGFHEILYARNKEIFVADLPDLKISDIIKDSPTLISL; this is encoded by the coding sequence ATGAAAGGTTTATCTGAAAATCAGGAACAGCTTTTAAAGAGTATTACAATAAAACTCGAAACTAAATATAATGGAATATCAAACACTTCTTCTGGAAGTGGTATTATATACAAAACAAGTCTCAATAGTAGTTTTGATTATATTTTAACAGCTTTACATTGCGTATATGGAAAACGTACAGATACAACATATGAATATGAAGCATTAGTTGATGAAATAGAAATTATCCGAAAAAATGAAGAAAGTAATTTTGACAAAATTACAATAAAAGGTGACAAAATTATTCCCATAAAGTCTATAGATATAGCCATTTTATTAATTGAAAAAAACAAATTTAATGATGCTAGAGAAATAGTTTTGGGAGACTCAAATTTTAGGGGATGCTTAAATTCTTTTGGATATCCAAAATATGCTGATGGAGATCCTTATAATTTTGAACATGAAACAAAAATTCATTATAAAAAAGATAAAAAGTTTAAAATAGAATGTAAAAGTTCATTAGCCTCATACAATACATTAGATAAACTTTCTGGATACTCAGGATCTGGATTATTAGAAAAAAATAAACCAATCTTAATAGGCGTAATAACTGAAATAACAGATGATGAAGGCTTAACAAATGGTTTTATCGCTAAAAAACTAATTCCAGAAAAGTTAAACTCATATCTTTCAAAATATGAAGGAGAAACTTTAGAACCATTTAGATCAACAGAAGATAGTGATTCCATCGGATTAGACGACAATAATAATATCATTGATTATAAAAAAATCAATATTAATGGGATTGAAATTAATTTATGGAGAGCTATAAAGCGACTGAAACAAGACTTAAGAGACGATTGGTTTCAGGATCCTCTAGATTTTAAATTTTGGCTTCCTAAAGAGTTCATTTTCAAAAGAATAAAAAAATATTTAAATAATTCTGAAAGAAATTATAAACCTTCAATTCCTGCAAAGCATTATGTAATACCAAAATCAGGGTTTTCAACTCGCCCAAGTATTGAAACTAGTCTTATTGATCGAGTTATGTATCAGGCATATATTGACAAACTTTCGGAACATTTGGATTTTATACTAAATAATAAAATTTATTCTTTCAGGTATAACTCAGGCAAAAATAATAATAAATACATTTTTCATTATTCTATAGAGCAATGGATGAAATATGTATATCAAACTAAATTTGTTTTAAATGAAGAAAGCCCCTATTTAGTTGTTGCAGATATTACCAATTTTTATGAAAACATACACATTGGACTTTTAATAGAAAATATAAAAGAACTAATTCATGACCATTTCAGACAAAATGAAAGTCTTAGTAATGAATTAGAAAAAATAATTAATGCTCTTCAATCATTAATAACAAAATGGAATGAAAAACTAATTAATAAAGAATTTGGAATACCTCAAAATCGAGATGCTTCTTCATTCTTAGCAAATCTTTTTCTAAAAAAAATTGACAATATTATGATTAATACGAATGGCTATTCTTTCTATTATAGATACATGGATGACATTCGTATTGTTTGTAAAACAGAATCCGAAGCCCGAAAGGCTATTTGTGATTTATCTAAAGCTTTAAGGCAAAATGGGCTAAATCTAAATTCCTCTAAAACTAAAATATTATGTTTCACTAATCAACAACACAAAGAAAGTATTTTAGAACATTTGCCAGATTCGTTATTACAATTAGAACAAATTACAAGTCTTATTAAAACAAAAAGAAAAAGAGAGGTTCAAAAAGCTGTACACATGACTTATACTCTATTTCAAAAAACAATTAGTGATGATAATAATGAAGAATCATTTCTAAAAAAGAGACAAATAAGCTTCTGCATCAGCAAACTCCAGCAATTTGCAAGAATACCTGGTTTAAAGCAGTCAATAGATTACAGAACCATAATTGATTACACTTTAAATGAATTAACTAAACAGCCTTGGCTAACAGTAAGTTTTATTCAATTATTAAGAGCAATTGATAAATTTTATTTCAAAACAGAGGACTACACAAAAATTAAAGAAATTTTATTAGACCCCAATCAAAATATATACGAAGGGCAGACCTACTATTTATGGTTATTTTTAGCATATCACAGGTTTAGCAATATATCTCTAATAGACTATGCTGTAAAAAAAGTTAGATCACCTAATCAAGATAATCAAGCTGACACAGCTGGAGCCTATTTATATTTAGCATCCATAAATTGGCAAGATTATAAAGATATCATGTTAAAATCTTTAAATCATGGAGATATTGGTAAAAATTATTTTCTACAAAAAAACGTATTAATAGCATTAAGAATGGTGTCTCCTGAAAAAATAGAAAATACTCATGTTTCAAAAGATTTAAAAGGGTTTCATGAGATACTCTATGCTAGAAATAAAGAAATATTTGTAGCAGATTTACCTGATTTAAAAATATCCGACATTATCAAAGATTCTCCCACATTAATTTCATTATAA
- a CDS encoding TfoX/Sxy family protein, whose product MAYNIKIADRVRERLSEIPDLEIVEKKMFSGLSFLVNGKMCINVSHDNLMCRYDPDLEDEVAERKGFLPMIMKGKQLKGYCYVEPEGFQKPEDFEYWIKICLDYNPIAKVSKDSKKK is encoded by the coding sequence ATGGCATATAATATTAAAATCGCAGACAGAGTTCGTGAACGGCTTTCCGAAATTCCCGATCTCGAAATTGTTGAGAAAAAAATGTTCAGCGGATTATCTTTCCTGGTGAATGGGAAAATGTGCATCAATGTGAGCCACGATAACCTGATGTGTCGTTATGATCCCGATCTGGAAGATGAAGTTGCAGAAAGAAAGGGATTTCTGCCAATGATCATGAAAGGGAAACAGCTTAAAGGATATTGTTATGTAGAACCTGAAGGTTTTCAAAAGCCTGAAGATTTTGAATATTGGATAAAAATATGTCTGGATTATAATCCTATAGCTAAAGTTTCAAAGGATTCGAAGAAAAAATAA
- a CDS encoding ABC transporter ATP-binding protein, translated as MNTLSINNLNLTYKNGFQAIQNISLEIGNGMFGLLGPNGAGKSSLMKTIVGLQKPTSGNIIFNGVDIAKDPNYIKQNLGFLPQDFGVYPKISAYDLLEHIAILKGIKNSTERKNQIISLLEKVNLSDFRNKEVHTFSGGMRQRFGVAQALLGNPKIIIVDEPTAGLDPEERNRFNSLLNDISKEVIVILSTHLVEDVRNLCSQMAIINKGKLLKKGKPNDLIAELNQKIWSKSINKTELDHYHSTYQIISQQLIERELYITTFSNEKPKDFIPVNPLLEHVYFHSLTQKI; from the coding sequence ATGAATACTTTATCTATCAACAACCTCAACCTCACCTATAAAAATGGCTTTCAGGCTATTCAAAACATTTCGCTGGAAATCGGAAACGGAATGTTTGGACTTTTAGGTCCTAACGGAGCCGGAAAATCTTCTTTAATGAAAACCATTGTAGGACTTCAGAAACCCACTTCGGGAAATATAATCTTCAATGGAGTTGATATTGCTAAAGACCCTAATTACATAAAACAAAATTTAGGTTTTCTCCCACAGGATTTTGGGGTATATCCTAAAATTTCCGCTTATGATCTATTAGAACATATTGCGATTTTAAAAGGAATTAAAAACAGTACCGAACGCAAAAATCAGATCATAAGCCTGCTTGAAAAAGTAAATCTTTCTGATTTCAGAAACAAAGAAGTCCATACTTTTTCCGGAGGAATGAGGCAGCGGTTCGGAGTTGCACAGGCTCTATTAGGGAATCCGAAAATTATTATCGTTGATGAACCTACTGCAGGTCTTGATCCCGAAGAACGCAACCGTTTCAATTCTTTGCTGAATGATATCAGTAAAGAAGTTATTGTCATTCTTTCCACCCACCTCGTGGAAGATGTCCGGAATCTGTGTTCACAAATGGCCATTATAAACAAAGGAAAGCTTTTGAAGAAAGGAAAGCCCAATGATCTGATCGCCGAACTGAATCAGAAAATATGGTCAAAATCCATTAATAAAACTGAGCTGGATCATTATCATTCAACCTATCAGATCATCAGTCAGCAATTAATTGAAAGGGAATTATACATTACTACATTCTCCAACGAAAAGCCTAAAGATTTCATTCCTGTAAATCCTTTACTGGAGCACGTTTACTTCCATTCTCTCACTCAAAAAATCTAA
- a CDS encoding ATP-grasp domain-containing protein has protein sequence MKNIVALSPMYTEDSNNLKKASINSPYELSRFNAKWSVPEEFRADVIAVYGEDIYAEIVAEQCNLTLTKPDDNWLSKISEEFTKRKISYGQLKDFVDKENIFIKCSDFKSFKAGIFDKVTNIKGFETLDLESTVFTSEVVEWELEVRCFVLNNEIKTYSSYWRNDAFDTNPLSETEHKDLFEFFNSFMKQYAKTLPKAIVLDFGIIKEKGWALIEANPAWCSGLCDCDAKKALEVVVESCIKN, from the coding sequence ATGAAAAATATAGTCGCCCTATCTCCTATGTACACGGAAGACAGTAACAACCTGAAAAAAGCATCAATCAATTCACCTTATGAATTGAGCCGTTTCAACGCAAAATGGAGTGTTCCCGAAGAATTCCGTGCAGATGTAATTGCGGTATATGGCGAAGATATTTATGCGGAAATTGTGGCAGAACAATGTAATTTAACTTTAACAAAACCTGATGACAACTGGCTCTCAAAGATTTCGGAAGAGTTTACCAAACGTAAAATTTCTTACGGGCAATTGAAAGATTTTGTAGACAAAGAAAATATTTTCATTAAATGTTCTGATTTTAAAAGTTTTAAAGCCGGAATTTTTGATAAAGTCACGAACATCAAAGGATTTGAAACTTTGGATTTGGAAAGTACCGTTTTCACTTCAGAAGTTGTGGAATGGGAACTTGAAGTAAGATGTTTTGTTTTAAACAATGAAATAAAAACATATTCTTCTTATTGGCGAAACGATGCTTTCGACACCAATCCGCTCTCTGAAACAGAGCACAAAGATCTATTTGAGTTTTTCAATAGTTTTATGAAACAATACGCTAAAACCCTTCCCAAAGCAATTGTTCTTGATTTTGGAATTATCAAAGAAAAAGGCTGGGCTTTGATTGAAGCGAATCCTGCTTGGTGTTCGGGTTTGTGTGATTGCGATGCGAAGAAGGCTTTGGAGGTTGTTGTGGAGAGTTGTATTAAAAATTAG
- a CDS encoding DUF2975 domain-containing protein, giving the protein MNQTKIISQILYYICFILAIGYLLTAVYSILCLVTGFSITPYKENAYFHINYPFTEKPFLNIENNYPYILFSFLLVLITYGVFFWFSAKVFKVFFQSKLFTKDNITHLKRFYLYNIFFPLPIVVIASFFVEVESIIWGLVFIHFMLGIFCLFLANIFKQGLHLQNEQDLII; this is encoded by the coding sequence ATGAATCAGACAAAAATTATTTCACAGATTCTCTACTACATTTGCTTTATACTGGCAATCGGCTATTTGCTGACTGCAGTGTATTCAATTCTTTGTCTCGTAACCGGATTTAGCATAACGCCGTATAAAGAAAATGCATACTTTCATATCAATTACCCTTTTACCGAAAAGCCTTTTTTGAATATTGAGAACAATTATCCGTATATCCTATTCTCTTTTTTATTGGTTTTAATCACATACGGGGTATTCTTTTGGTTTTCAGCCAAAGTTTTTAAGGTTTTCTTTCAGTCAAAATTATTTACGAAGGATAACATTACACACCTGAAAAGGTTTTACCTCTATAATATCTTTTTTCCATTGCCTATAGTTGTGATCGCGAGCTTCTTCGTGGAAGTGGAAAGTATAATATGGGGATTGGTTTTTATTCATTTCATGCTGGGAATTTTCTGCTTATTTCTTGCGAATATTTTTAAACAGGGATTACATTTGCAAAACGAACAAGATTTAATTATATAA